One Pieris brassicae chromosome 11, ilPieBrab1.1, whole genome shotgun sequence DNA window includes the following coding sequences:
- the LOC123716011 gene encoding ras-related protein Rab-1A has protein sequence MNPEYDYLFKLLLIGDSGVGKSCLLLRFADDTYTESYISTIGVDFKIRTVELDGKTIKLQIWDTAGQERFRTITSSYYRGAHGIIIVYDCTDQDSFSNVKQWLEEIDRYACDNVNKLLVGNKCDLTTKKAVDYTTANQYAEQLGIPFLETSAKNSTNVEQAFMTMAAEIKARVGPPSAGSPTSSMSVKIDQGRPIDTGKSSCC, from the exons ATGAATCCAGAATA CGACTACTTGTTCAAGCTTTTGTTGATCGGCGATTCCGGTGTTGGAAAATCGTGTCTTTTGTTAAGATTTGCAGACGACACATACACAGAGAGCTACATAAGTACCATTGGTGTGGACTTTAAGATAAGGACTGTAGAATTAGATGGCaagacaataaaattacaaatatggGATACAGCAGGACAGGAGAGGTTTAGAACAATCACATCATCATACTACAGAGGAGCCCATGGAATCATCATTGTTTACGATTGTACAGACCag gaCTCATTTAGCAATGTCAAGCAGTGGTTGGAGGAAATTGACCGCTATGCATGTGATAATGTCAATAAGCTGCTGGTCGGCAACAAGTGTGATCTCACTACAAAGAAAGCTGTTGATTATACTACAGCCAAT CAATATGCTGAACAGTTAGGTATTCCATTCTTGGAGACCAGCGCGAAGAACTCCACGAATGTTGAGCAAGCGTTCATGACGATGGCAGCTGAGATTAAGGCGCGCGTTGGTCCGCCATCTGCCGGTTCACCGACATCCAGTATGTCCGTCAAGATCGACCAGGGACGGCCCATTGATACCGGCAAGTCGTCTTGCTGCTGA
- the LOC123716010 gene encoding potassium channel subfamily K member 9-like: MKRQNVRTLSLVVCTFTYLLIGAAVFDALESDTESKRWEVLSDMKNGLVRKYNITPEDYHMIEIVIIENKPHKAGPQWKFAGAFYFATVVLAMIGYGHSTPVTVGGKAFCMAYAMVGIPLGLVMFQSIGERLNKFASVVIRRAKCYLRCNTTEATEMNLMFATGMLSSIIITTGAAVFSRYEGWSYFDSFYYCFVTLTTIGFGDYVALQNDQALTSKPGYVALSLVFILFGLAVVAASINLLVLRFMTMQAEESARDEDKDGSKTLLPIDGHIITTRQRSHDDQASVCSCNCLGNKTWDSGALLPPVPSHEFLDHSLCTELIERASI; encoded by the exons aTGAAACGACAAAATGTTCGTACGCTGTCTTTGGTTGTTTGCACCTTTACCTATTTACTTATAGGAGCAGCAGTTTTTGATGCGTTGGAGTCTGACACAGAAAGTAAAAGATGGGAAGTTTTGTCTG ACATGAAGAATGGTTTGGTACGAAAATACAATATCACACCAGAAGACTATCATATGATAGAAATAGTGATTATAGAGAACAAGCCTCACAAAGCTGGTCCTCAATGGAAGTTTGCTGGTGCATTCTACTTTGCAACCGTTGTGCTAGCCATGATTGGGTATGGCCATTCTACTCCAGTCACTGTCGGTGGCAAAGCTTTTTGTATGGCATATGCTATG gttGGCATACCCCTGGGTCTAGTAATGTTCCAAAGTATTGGTGAGCGTCTGAACAAATTCGCGTCAGTGGTTATACGGCGAGCTAAATGTTATTTGCGATGTAATACCACTGAGGCAACGGAAATGAATCTTATGTTTGCCACTGGAATGTTGTcttctattataattacaacag gTGCAGCAGTGTTTTCAAGATATGAAGGATGGAGCTATTTTGACAGCTTCTACTACTGCTTTGTCACCCTTACTACTATAGGATTTGGAGATTATGTTGCTTTACAG AATGATCAAGCCCTCACAAGTAAGCCGGGGTATGTAGCGCTGAGTTTGGTTTTCATTCTGTTTGGATTGGCCGTGGTTGCAGCCAGCATCAACTTGTTGGTTCTACGATTTATGACTAT GCAAGCCGAAGAAAGCGCTCGTGACGAAGACAAGGATGGATCGAAGACGTTGCTGCCAATAGATGGTCATATTATTACTACCCGACAGAGATCCCACGATGACCAGGCTTCA gttTGTTCCTGCAACTGTTTGGGAAACAAAACTTGGGACAGTGGCGCCCTCTTACCGCCGGTCCCATCTCATGAATTTCTCGACCATTCCCTGTGCACAGAGCTGATTGAACGAgcttctatttaa
- the LOC123716118 gene encoding uncharacterized protein LOC123716118 produces MRRGHQGIGGWRSENPRIFRQRNCGNSPYRSQRNYNQLNTSRYPLGSRPHRPYFNPHIRNKYGSQDHEWTRYRQESQFSFARAKDKEPYQKSFMKEIKHADSSSNYKGSSHNSEGYLINNMGDIDQRQINQNRIHTISPWNHDVDERNYIEHEKSQYNKQQYDYAGHRPPSSDHYGGNPIPTNENSNTFSRSVDDTVNIIRKRLLNREETHQTNEDIKDNANHMHENIKAIEGYSQYDQNLIKKKTPKPRKVSCERIKNKIVHQLFKMDKEKIHKLLDNPNSSTKFEYALNSLLTESQNSFNRHKRSVAEKSLCSSSKDFMQNDNNTIYEDTFMKQMQCILDPQDTILLEDIKPVVMAELSNLLQLDEVDSRYSYDQPSNYSYHNDKDPAEYPQDFHTYNYLNKQECDNYYENFEVEVSNQTLEHSQPLYERTVRNKIITFSSDADTGTGQRSSTVIDNKDISPRNEPSKSSDQSAPLFETNAEFLDEEDTFAELDRQYHVVVDHNFIEDDELSSPIQFSPSSRPEIKSDTLKGHVIKKENDILTAPEKNDPHLKDTIVNELQHFASIKLESLRVPTAEVNSDENCNGQSVTWSMTKEAEENQSLDIETKKKANEFIHSETTETSTPTSNSRKRSIDQRPSHRKEKRKKSQDKDENKKLCQEKFAGTINKDKISSNSENVLNTLSKTCSDPKQNKEKNFHLDNDKQIDTNDRNSSEKYVKDREALIKAKTLENRKRQNSTSSNHSTSPKNLACIQTTTSSKVDSKSSLKSIDMFTEVPKKVNIHQAFRNTAVNNTGKQIAQISPKPLLLPNHKLQKKHEGYYGPKKFLSKQTQTGKPSVTSQFTQTGRKKFVAKAIQVNLEKLESKKHTRSTDALERMKQIDLEIQELLQEKFKLYSSLENTGGTAHIPMQHLGMTVLNVSSFENNKEDNEADDIEDTIVDNFTNIPAEELEQITFESVENHSPSPARSQRRQKQKVCSNIDNDVNSHVMNIHKAKTLNFSLIEQIITDDRPLEDIISLDNLETTPSKCKKKQVKPKKAKRKAVSKTKNKNCQVYNSIDLKECYILLLREDLSKYMIGNKFTTEGETDNTSNIEVKAVLEPEVMEYSISPIAEGSDVGSTLCEELVEETVISSEIQFDMLDVSEDIVIGEIFDDKAATDKVEHVPISEEIILDNSQSSIEDVTTPIETRGGECKLYDYLADENLQRDSLVANGNADAILAIECVGPNFLAAGLDGNVYYFNGDGHLISTLRGSNLAVTCLCVVKEKYGTTVYTGSLDSRIRNYDLETGLEKGPECNVLSPIQTMDRAWDTVFVGTRTGFVLQFECKNNLLIPVSTVKFSDQSILALRAMKEGPRKVLLVAARSENVTIKDAQTGLLLRTLNGPKMTVYTLLYEDGKVYCGTSSHQIQVFDYTSGTHVGTHEGGKGAVCLRAVGGLLFAGCYDGCIYVYREGEPRPFAQLRGPSLMLLCLTIVGTKIIAGFKDRSLYIWKIPLSILQEMIL; encoded by the exons atgagACGAGGTCATCAAGGTATTGGTGGATGGCGTAGTGAAAACCCACGAATCTTCAGACAGCGAAACTGTGGTAATTCACCATACCGAAGTCAAAGAAACTATAACCAACTAAATACTAGCAG ATATCCGCTAGGCTCCAGGCCTCATAGACCATATTTCAACCCTcacattagaaataaatatggaaGTCAGGACCATGAATGGACTAGATATAGACAAGAATCCCAATTTTCTTTTGCTAGAGCAAAAGATAAGGAACCATACCAAAAATCTTTTATGAAAGAAATTAAACATGCAGACAGCTCTAGTAATTATAAAGGGTCTTCTCACAATTCTGAgggatatttaataaacaacatGGGTGATATTGATCAGAGacaaatcaatcaaaatagAATTCATACAATATCACCTTGGAATCACGATGTTGATGAAAGAAACTACATTGAACATGAAAAATCTCAGTATAATAAACAGCAATATGACTACGCTGGTCATAGGCCACCTTCATCAGACCATTATGGTGGCAATCCTATACCtacaaatgaaaattcaaACACTTTTAGTAGGTCTGTTGATGACAcagttaatattataagaaagAGATTATTAAATCGAGAAGAAACACACCAAACAAATGAAGATATAAAGGATAATGCCAATCATATGCATGAAAACATTAAAGCCATAGAGGGGTATAGTCAATATGATCAAAacctaataaaaaagaaaacacctAAGCCAAGAAAAGTGAGTTGtgaaagaattaaaaataaaattgtccatcaattatttaaaatggacaaagaaaaaattcataaattactAGATAACCCAAACTCTTCTACAAAATTTGAATATGCTCTAAATAGTCTACTAACTGAGTCTCAAAACAGTTTTAACCGACATAAGAGATCTGTAGCTGAGAAATCACTCTGCTCATCAAGTAAAGATTTTATGCAAAATGATAATAACACGATTTATGAAGatacttttatgaaacagatgcaaTGTATTCTTGATCCACAAGatactattttattagaagATATTAAACCAGTTGTTATGGCAGAGTTAAGCAACCTCTTACAATTAGATGAAGTTGATAGTAGATATTCTTACGACCAGCCCTCTAATTATTCCTATCATAATGATAAGGATCCAGCTGAATATCCTCAAGATTTCCATacatataactatttaaataaacaagagtgtgataattattatgaaaattttgaAGTAGAGGTGAGTAATCAGACTCTAGAGCATTCTCAGCCTTTATATGAAAGAACTGtccgaaataaaattattacattctcATCTGATGCAGACACAGGAACAGGTCAGAGATCTTCTACTGTGATTGATAATAAAGATATCTCTCCAAGAAATGAACCATCAAAATCAAGTGACCAAAGTGCACCACTCTTCGAAACTAATGCTGAATTTTTAGATGAAGAAGATACCTTTGCCGAGTTAGATAGACAGTATCATGTTGTTGTTGACCATAATTTTATTGAGGATGATGAGTTATCCAGCCCAATTCAATTTTCACCTTCATCTCGACCAGAAATAAAAAGCGATACTCTCAAAGGTCATGTGatcaaaaaagaaaatgataTATTGACAGCTCCCGAAAAAAATGACCCACATCTTAAAGACACGATAGTTAATGAATTGCAACATTTTGCATCAATAAAACTTGAGTCGCTTAGGGTTCCTACAGCTGAAGTTAATAGTGATGAAAACTGTAATGGGCAAAGTGTGACATGGTCAATGACAAAAGAAGCTGAAGAAAATCAATCATTGGATATTGAGACAAAAAAGAAAGCTAACGAATTTATACATTCAGAAACAACTGAAACATCAACCCCAACATCTAATTCAAGAAAACGATCTATAGACCAAAGACCATCTCATAGAAAggaaaaacgaaaaaaatcCCAGGACAaggatgaaaataaaaaactatgtCAAGAGAAGTTTGCTGGAAccataaataaagataaaatttctAGTAATAGTGAAAATGTCTTAAATACTCTTTCAAAAACATGTTCAGAtcctaaacaaaacaaagaaaagaATTTCCACTTAGATAACGATAAACAAATTGACACTAATGACAGAAATAGTTCGGAAAAGTATGTAAAGGACAGAGAAGCACTCATTAAAGCAAAAACTTTAGAAAACAGAAAAAGACAAAACTCTACCTCATCAAATCATTCCACCAGTCCTAAGAATTTAGCATGTATACAAACCACAACCTCAAGCAAAGTTGATTCAAAATCTTCATTGAAGTCTATAGATATGTTTACAGAAGTTCCCAAAAAAGTCAATATTCATCAAGCATTCAGGAACACAGCTGTTAATAATACAGGCAAACAAATAGCTCAGATATCCCCTAAACCTTTATTACTTCCGAAtcacaaattacaaaaaaagcaTGAGGGTTACTATGGTCCAAagaaatttttatcaaaacaaacacaaacaGGTAAACCTTCCGTAACATCGCAATTTACACAAACTGGTAGAAAAAAGTTTGTTGCAAAAGCTATTCAGGTAAATTTAGAGAAACTTGAAAGTAAAAAACATACTAGATCCACTGATGCCTTAGAAAGAATGAAACAAATAGATTTAGAAATACAAGAATTGCTTCAAGAAAAATTTAAGCTATACAGCTCTCTAGAAAACACAGGTGGTACTGCTCATATACCAATGCAACATTTAGGTATGACTGTGTTAAATGTGAGTtcctttgaaaataataaagaagatAATGAAGCTGATGATATAGAAGATACCATTGTTgacaattttacaaatattccTGCTGAAGAGTTAGAACAAATTACATTTGAAAGTGTAGAAAACCACAGTCCATCCCCTGCTAGAAGTCAACGACGACAGAAACAAAAAGTCTGCTCTAATATAGATAATGATGTTAATTCACACGTGATGAATATACACAAAGCCAAAACACTTAATTTTTCGCTTATTGAACAGATTATTACTGACGATAGACCTCTGGAAGATATTATATCACTAGATAATCTCGAGACTACTCCGAGCAAATGTAAAAAGAAGCAAGTCAAACCAAAAAAGGCAAAAAGGAAAGCTGTCAgtaaaacgaaaaataaaaattgtcaagTATATAATAGCATTGACTTAAAAGAatgttacatattattattacgtgaAGATTTGAGTAAATATATGATtggtaataaatttacaacagAAGGAGAGACAGACAATACAAGTAATATTGAAGTGAAGGCAGTTCTGGAACCTGAAGTAATGGAATATTCAATTAGTCCAATTGCAGAAGGATCAGATGTTGGATCAACTTTATGTGAAGAACTAGTCGAGGAAACAGTTATCAGCAGCGAGATTCAATTCGACATGTTGGACGTTTCTGAAGATATTGTTATTGGTGAAATCTTTGACGACAAAGCTGCAACTGATAAAGTAGAACATGTGCCAATAAGTGAAGAAATAATTTTGGATAACAGTCAGTCGTCAATAGAGGATGTCACTACGCCGATTGAAACACGAGGCGGCGAATGTAAACTGTATGATTACCTTGCTGATGAAAATCTGCAGCGCGATTCACTTGTTGCAAATGGAAACGCTGATGCTATTCTGGCTATAGAG TGTGTTGGACCAAACTTCTTAGCGGCTGGTCTCGACggaaatgtttattattttaacggTGACGGACATTTGATTAGCACGCTCAGGGGATCTAATTTAGCAGTAACATGCCTTTGTGTTGTTAAAGAGAAGTATGGTACTACGGTGTACACTGGCTCCCTGGATTCACGTATACGTAATTATGATCTagag ACGGGACTAGAGAAAGGCCCCGAGTGTAATGTACTAAGTCCCATACAAACGATGGATCGCGCTTGGGACACGGTATTCGTTGGTACAAGGACTGGTTTTGTACTTCAATTTGAATGcaaa AACAACTTACTTATACCGGTGAGTACAGTGAAGTTTTCGGACCAATCAATCTTGGCACTGCGGGCAATGAAGGAAGGACCCAGAAAGGTTTTGTTGGTAGCTGCTCGCTCTGAGAATGTGACAATAAAAGATGCTCAGACTGGCCTCTTACTCCGGACCCTCAATGGACCTAAGATGACAGTATATACCCTGTTGTATGAAGATGGGAAGGTTTATTGTGGAACCAGCAGCCATCAGATACAAGTTTTTGATTATACT agTGGCACCCATGTCGGAACCCACGAAGGGGGTAAAGGCGCAGTGTGTTTACGGGCGGTGGGAGGACTTTTGTTCGCGGGCTGCTACGATGgatgtatttatgtatataggGAGGGTGAACCCAGGCCTTTCGCACAACTACGCGGACCCAGCCTTATGTTATTATGCCTGACTATAGTCGGTACCAAG ATTATCGCTGGTTTCAAAGACCGGAGTCTGTATATATGGAAGATACCATTAAGTATATTGCAAGAGATGATATTGTAA
- the LOC123716012 gene encoding uncharacterized protein LOC123716012, with protein MNLKIVYIFCYFIASTFSFFYKPSMETGISVVRKAPRWNMPWLGVGLWCNGCPPLGCEDDEAIIHGYCCGCKHVFDNLPILCPEFLQCPLNLHGLCHDYEYMMRCCC; from the exons atgaatttaaaaattgtatacattttttgcTATTTTATAGCAAGcacttttagttttttctataaacCTTCCATGGAAACTGGTATAAGTGTTGTTCGGAAAGCACCCAGAT ggAATATGCCCTGGCTGGGTGTTGGTTTATGGTGCAATGGATGTCCACCGCTAGGTTGCGAGGACGATGAAGCAATAATACATGGGTACTGTTGTGGATGTAAGCATGTGTTCG ATAATTTACCAATACTATGTCCAGAGTTTCTCCAATGTCCTCTCAACTTGCACGGCCTCTGCCACGACTATGAATATATGATGAGATGTTGTTGTTGA
- the LOC123716205 gene encoding dihydrolipoyllysine-residue succinyltransferase component of 2-oxoglutarate dehydrogenase complex, mitochondrial-like: MIRRRLFRIIARATSRYIGQYHIVYLKHENQSMVQVSRFTDNVEIPVYSHQRHIHTSRFLLAVEDVKAPTFPDSVSSGDIKLIKNEGDAVAMDEVVLEIETDKTALPVMSPGNGKIVKMLVKNGQSVKSQQPLFQVDVTGVAPAKPAAAPAPAAAPAKPAAAPAAAAPAPAAAAPAPARAAATPAAAAPAAAPAKASKAAGPTLAAQRLGDPTQMISGSRTEFPVPMNKMRKIIAERLKNAQNTCAMLTTFNECDMSKLMEFRKANLAAFTKKWGVKLSFMSPFLKASANALLDQPVLNAVIIGPDVIYRDYVDISVAVATPKGLVTPVLRNVESMDYPRIELAMNALAEKARAGKMQLSEMQGGTFTISNGGVFGSLLSMPIINMPQSAILGMHAIFQRPVAINGKVEIRPMMYLALSYDHRLVDGREAVLFLRKVKSGVEDPTSIIAGL; this comes from the exons gTTTACGGATAACGTAGAAATACCGGTATACAGCCACCAGAGACATATCCATACGAGCAGGTTTCTGCTTGCTGTCGAAGATGTGAAGGCACCGACGTTTCCAGACTCTGTGTCAAGTGGTGATATAAA GTTGATAAAAAATGAAGGAGATGCAGTGGCAATGGACGAGGTGGTGCTGGAGATTGAGACCGATAAAACAGCTCTGCCTGTTATGTCGCCAGGCAATGGGAAGATCGTTAAAATGCTCGTTAAAAATGGACAATCTGTCAAATCACAGCAGCCATTGTTCCAG GTAGACGTCACTGGCGTGGCACCAGCAAAGCCCGCTGCGGCGCCAGCTCCAGCCGCTGCTCCTGCCAAACCAGCAGCCGCCCCTGCCGCTGCTGCTCCCGCCCCCGCCGCTGCTGCTCCTGCCCCTGCCCGAGCTGCCGCAACACCTGCTGCTGCCGCGCCAGCTGCTGCTCCAGCTAAAGCCTCAAAAGCAGCCGGTCCAACG ttGGCAGCACAGAGACTTGGCGATCCAACACAAATGATATCCGGCTCACGTACGGAGTTTCCGGTTCCGATGAAcaaaatgagaaaaataaTCGCCGAAAGACTGAAGAATGCACAGAATACGTGTGCTATGTTGACAACCTTTAATGAATGTGATATGAG TAAGCTGATGGAGTTCCGCAAAGCGAATCTGGCGGCGTTCACGAAGAAATGGGGAGTGAAACTATCCTTCATGTCACCGTTCCTCAAGGCATCTGCAAATGCTTTACTTGACCAACCGGTCTTGAATGCTGTTATCATTGGACCTGATGTTATTTACAG AGACTATGTGGATATATCTGTAGCTGTGGCGACTCCAAAAGGTTTAGTAACACCTGTGTTGCGAAATGTAGAGTCGATGGACTACCCTCGCATCGAACTTGCGATGAACGCGCTCGCGGAGAAAGCAAGAGCGG GGAAAATGCAACTATCGGAAATGCAAGGAGGAACATTCACAATTAGCAACGGAGGTGTCTTCGGTTCGCTATTGTCTATGCCTATAATTAATATGCCTCAGTCTGCAATTTTGGGCATGCATGCGATTTTCCAACGACCAGTCGCAATAAATGGCAAG GTTGAAATAAGACCTATGATGTATCTAGCGCTGTCGTATGACCACAGATTAGTAGATGGGCGTGAAGCTGTTCTTTTTCTTCGGAAAGTGAAATCGGGAGTCGAAGATCCAACATCAATTATAGCGGGACTTTAA